The Solanum lycopersicum chromosome 6, SLM_r2.1 genome has a window encoding:
- the LOC101259645 gene encoding putative late blight resistance protein homolog R1C-3 isoform X1, with protein MDVVETCGKGTLSSGEPSNKPSTASIYDDDEVVGFEKDAEIIMKKLIRGTKERDLISIYGMPGLGKTTLARKVYNNPSIVNYFEVKAWCAVSQAYNRSTLLVEIFKQATNDKIKIKEDDDVADMLRKVLIGKRYLIVLDDIWEVEAWEDLGICFPQGECGSRVMVTTRIEQVAKHLQHHSHPYSLSFLSSKKSWELLEKKVFRGESCPPDLLEAGLQVALHCKGLPLVVVLIAGMIAKMDREASLWLEVANDLSSLALGEQSMKVIQSSYDHLENHLKPCLLYMALFPEDHKITVDDLLKLWMAEEFVLNVETENMEEASRVCLSDLLNRSLIIMVSGMRFYDNVQYCSLHDVVREFCLRKLTEDKYMQLTVPYNPYQHLHSTESRLCIFIHDDFVKQLDHPDYQLDKIPRLDFKETNSLEFIAHPKLNVWNNQYSNPLDLVLKLRFVRVLDLMDVELPDSWATAIQSLTELRYLALCVKQFELKWISHLHNLQTLRLKSSEKLRLRAATLWEMTKLRHVNIDCFSVAWEDNEQESSSTSLLENMKSFGTCNIRFDNMNARFWWRFPNLEELCLSVEDVPEFPYFPIVEVHSHLHFLSLEFPLIELFNSFGWERFCVFPSNLRHLDLDKCFLTEEMVLNIARLKKLESLKLFLGFPSMRSYCWDVTNVEFPSLKYLGLFFMKIEEWKASEESFPVLEKLVISAWPGFRGIKEIPPSFADILTLRRIELFDCTDSLGVSAMNMKREIEENTGCDSLQVVIQKKCYYLIFFWGIT; from the exons ACTTGTGGAAAAGGAACTCTTTCTTCTGGAGAGCCTTCAAACAAACCTAGTACTGCATCaatctatgatgatgatgaagttgTGGGCTTTGAGAAAGATGCAGAAATTATAATGAAGAAATTGATACGAGGAACAAAGGAGCGGGATCTTATCTCAATCTATGGAATGCCCGGACTTGGTAAAACAACTTTGGCAAGGAAGGTGTACAACAATCCCtctattgttaattattttgaagttaAAGCATGGTGTGCTGTGTCACAAGCATATAATAGGAGTACGTTATTGGTTGAGATTTTCAAACAAGCTACAAATGataagatcaaaatcaaagaggACGATGATGTAGCTGACATGTTACGCAAGGTTCTAATAGGCAAGAGATACCTCATCGTATTAGATGACATTTGGGAAGTCGAGGCATGGGAAGATTTGGGAATATGTTTCCCTCAAGGTGAATGTGGAAGCAGAGTAATGGTCACAACACGAATTGAACAAGTGGCTAAGCATCTTCAGCACCACAGTCATCCTTATTCTCTTAGCTTTCTCTCATCCAAAAAGAGTTGGGAATTATTGGAGAAGAAGGTATTTCGAGGAGAGAGTTGTCCCCCCGATCTACTGGAAGCAGGGTTGCAAGTTGCCCTACACTGTAAGGGATTACCTCTTGTGGTTGTTCTGATTGCTGGAATGATTGCAAAAATGGATAGGGAGGCGTCCTTGTGGCTCGAGGTTGCAAATGACTTAAGTTCTCTTGCTTTAGGAGAGCAGAGTATGAAGGTAATACAATCAAGTTATGACCATTTAGAAAACCACTTAAAGCCCTGCCTTCTTTACATGGCATTGTTTCCAGAAGACCATAAGATTACAGTGGACGATCTGCTCAAGTTGTGGATGGCTGAGGAGTTTGTATTGAATGTCGAAACAGAGAACATGGAGGAAGCATCTCGAGTTTGCTTGAGTGATTTGCTTAACAGAAGCCTAATAATAATGGTCTCCGGAATGAGATTTTATGATAATGTACAATACTGCTCACTTCATGATGTAGTGCGTGAGTTCTGCTTGAGAAAACTCACAGAAGACAAGTATATGCAGCTCACAGTTCCATACAATCCATATCAACATTTGCATTCCACAGAGTCACGGTTATGCATTTTTATTCATGATGATTTTGTTAAACAATTAGATCATCCCGACTACCAGCTGGATAAGATTCCAAGGCTGGATTTCAAGGAAACGAACTCTTTGGAGTTCATTGCTCATCCAAAACTCAATGTGTGGAATAACCAatattcaaatcctttagattTAGTTCTTAAATTAAGATTTGTTCGGGTATTGGATTTGATGGATGTGGAATTGCCAGATTCATGGGCTACTGCAATTCAATCGCTAACTGAGTTGAGATACCTTGCACTTTGTGTCAAACAATTTGAATTGAAGTGGATATCACACCTACACAATCTCCAAACTCTGCGGCTCAAGTCAAGTGAGAAGTTACGCCTAAGGGCTGCTACTTTATGGGAAATGACCAAACTAAGGCATGTGAATATAGACTGTTTTTCCGTGGCATGGGAAGACAATGAGCAAGAAAGTTCTTCAACAAGTTTGCTAGAGAACATGAAGAGTTTTGGCACTTGCAATATACGCTTCGATAATATGAATGCAAGATTCTGGTGGAGGTTTCCGAATCTTGAAGAACTCTGCCTCAGTGTTGAAGATGTACCTGAGTTTCCTTACTTTCCGATAGTGGAAGTTCATAGTcaccttcattttctttctctGGAGTTCCCTTTAATCgaattatttaattcatttggaTGGGAGAGGTTTTGTGTGTTCCCTTCAAATCTTAGGCATTTGGACCTTGACAAATGTTTCTTGACGGAAGAAATGGTTTTAAACATTGCAAGACTGAAGAAGCTTGAGAgtctcaaattatttttgggATTTCCTTCTATGAGATCATATTGTTGGGATGTCACAAATGTGGAGTTTCCTTCACTCAAATACTTGGGATTATTCTTTATGAAGATAGAAGAATGGAAAGCTTCAGAGGAATCGTTTCCTGTGCTTGAGAAGCTAGTTATAAGTGCATGGCCCGGTTTCAGGGGGATCAAGGAGATCCCCCCAAGCTTTGCGGATATTCTAACCCTAAGACGTATTGAACTGTTTGACTGCACGGACTCTCTAGGGGTTTCAgctatgaatatgaaaagagaGATTGAAGAAAACACAGGATGTGACAGTCTCCAAGTTGTTATACAGAA GAAgtgttattatttgatatttttttggggAATCACATGA
- the LOC101259645 gene encoding putative late blight resistance protein homolog R1C-3 isoform X2, which yields MDVVETCGKGTLSSGEPSNKPSTASIYDDDEVVGFEKDAEIIMKKLIRGTKERDLISIYGMPGLGKTTLARKVYNNPSIVNYFEVKAWCAVSQAYNRSTLLVEIFKQATNDKIKIKEDDDVADMLRKVLIGKRYLIVLDDIWEVEAWEDLGICFPQGECGSRVMVTTRIEQVAKHLQHHSHPYSLSFLSSKKSWELLEKKVFRGESCPPDLLEAGLQVALHCKGLPLVVVLIAGMIAKMDREASLWLEVANDLSSLALGEQSMKVIQSSYDHLENHLKPCLLYMALFPEDHKITVDDLLKLWMAEEFVLNVETENMEEASRVCLSDLLNRSLIIMVSGMRFYDNVQYCSLHDVVREFCLRKLTEDKYMQLTVPYNPYQHLHSTESRLCIFIHDDFVKQLDHPDYQLDKIPRLDFKETNSLEFIAHPKLNVWNNQYSNPLDLVLKLRFVRVLDLMDVELPDSWATAIQSLTELRYLALCVKQFELKWISHLHNLQTLRLKSSEKLRLRAATLWEMTKLRHVNIDCFSVAWEDNEQESSSTSLLENMKSFGTCNIRFDNMNARFWWRFPNLEELCLSVEDVPEFPYFPIVEVHSHLHFLSLEFPLIELFNSFGWERFCVFPSNLRHLDLDKCFLTEEMVLNIARLKKLESLKLFLGFPSMRSYCWDVTNVEFPSLKYLGLFFMKIEEWKASEESFPVLEKLVISAWPGFRGIKEIPPSFADILTLRRIELFDCTDSLGVSAMNMKREIEENTGCDSLQVVIQK from the coding sequence ACTTGTGGAAAAGGAACTCTTTCTTCTGGAGAGCCTTCAAACAAACCTAGTACTGCATCaatctatgatgatgatgaagttgTGGGCTTTGAGAAAGATGCAGAAATTATAATGAAGAAATTGATACGAGGAACAAAGGAGCGGGATCTTATCTCAATCTATGGAATGCCCGGACTTGGTAAAACAACTTTGGCAAGGAAGGTGTACAACAATCCCtctattgttaattattttgaagttaAAGCATGGTGTGCTGTGTCACAAGCATATAATAGGAGTACGTTATTGGTTGAGATTTTCAAACAAGCTACAAATGataagatcaaaatcaaagaggACGATGATGTAGCTGACATGTTACGCAAGGTTCTAATAGGCAAGAGATACCTCATCGTATTAGATGACATTTGGGAAGTCGAGGCATGGGAAGATTTGGGAATATGTTTCCCTCAAGGTGAATGTGGAAGCAGAGTAATGGTCACAACACGAATTGAACAAGTGGCTAAGCATCTTCAGCACCACAGTCATCCTTATTCTCTTAGCTTTCTCTCATCCAAAAAGAGTTGGGAATTATTGGAGAAGAAGGTATTTCGAGGAGAGAGTTGTCCCCCCGATCTACTGGAAGCAGGGTTGCAAGTTGCCCTACACTGTAAGGGATTACCTCTTGTGGTTGTTCTGATTGCTGGAATGATTGCAAAAATGGATAGGGAGGCGTCCTTGTGGCTCGAGGTTGCAAATGACTTAAGTTCTCTTGCTTTAGGAGAGCAGAGTATGAAGGTAATACAATCAAGTTATGACCATTTAGAAAACCACTTAAAGCCCTGCCTTCTTTACATGGCATTGTTTCCAGAAGACCATAAGATTACAGTGGACGATCTGCTCAAGTTGTGGATGGCTGAGGAGTTTGTATTGAATGTCGAAACAGAGAACATGGAGGAAGCATCTCGAGTTTGCTTGAGTGATTTGCTTAACAGAAGCCTAATAATAATGGTCTCCGGAATGAGATTTTATGATAATGTACAATACTGCTCACTTCATGATGTAGTGCGTGAGTTCTGCTTGAGAAAACTCACAGAAGACAAGTATATGCAGCTCACAGTTCCATACAATCCATATCAACATTTGCATTCCACAGAGTCACGGTTATGCATTTTTATTCATGATGATTTTGTTAAACAATTAGATCATCCCGACTACCAGCTGGATAAGATTCCAAGGCTGGATTTCAAGGAAACGAACTCTTTGGAGTTCATTGCTCATCCAAAACTCAATGTGTGGAATAACCAatattcaaatcctttagattTAGTTCTTAAATTAAGATTTGTTCGGGTATTGGATTTGATGGATGTGGAATTGCCAGATTCATGGGCTACTGCAATTCAATCGCTAACTGAGTTGAGATACCTTGCACTTTGTGTCAAACAATTTGAATTGAAGTGGATATCACACCTACACAATCTCCAAACTCTGCGGCTCAAGTCAAGTGAGAAGTTACGCCTAAGGGCTGCTACTTTATGGGAAATGACCAAACTAAGGCATGTGAATATAGACTGTTTTTCCGTGGCATGGGAAGACAATGAGCAAGAAAGTTCTTCAACAAGTTTGCTAGAGAACATGAAGAGTTTTGGCACTTGCAATATACGCTTCGATAATATGAATGCAAGATTCTGGTGGAGGTTTCCGAATCTTGAAGAACTCTGCCTCAGTGTTGAAGATGTACCTGAGTTTCCTTACTTTCCGATAGTGGAAGTTCATAGTcaccttcattttctttctctGGAGTTCCCTTTAATCgaattatttaattcatttggaTGGGAGAGGTTTTGTGTGTTCCCTTCAAATCTTAGGCATTTGGACCTTGACAAATGTTTCTTGACGGAAGAAATGGTTTTAAACATTGCAAGACTGAAGAAGCTTGAGAgtctcaaattatttttgggATTTCCTTCTATGAGATCATATTGTTGGGATGTCACAAATGTGGAGTTTCCTTCACTCAAATACTTGGGATTATTCTTTATGAAGATAGAAGAATGGAAAGCTTCAGAGGAATCGTTTCCTGTGCTTGAGAAGCTAGTTATAAGTGCATGGCCCGGTTTCAGGGGGATCAAGGAGATCCCCCCAAGCTTTGCGGATATTCTAACCCTAAGACGTATTGAACTGTTTGACTGCACGGACTCTCTAGGGGTTTCAgctatgaatatgaaaagagaGATTGAAGAAAACACAGGATGTGACAGTCTCCAAGTTGTTATACAGAAgtaa